A window from Cyanobacteriota bacterium encodes these proteins:
- a CDS encoding cation:proton antiporter subunit C, whose amino-acid sequence MLEAFALATILCGFFGILLKKNLLMKIISMDVMSTGVVAYYVVVAARNGMFTPIASTSPQGAYADPVPQGVILTAIVIGFSIQALMLVGVMKLSRDNPTLDSRDIEQDTAP is encoded by the coding sequence GTGTTAGAAGCCTTTGCCCTTGCGACCATCTTGTGTGGGTTCTTTGGCATTCTTTTGAAGAAGAATTTGCTGATGAAAATCATCTCGATGGATGTGATGAGTACTGGTGTCGTCGCTTACTATGTGGTGGTTGCAGCCCGGAATGGCATGTTTACACCGATCGCCTCCACATCGCCACAGGGGGCCTATGCGGATCCCGTACCCCAGGGTGTGATCTTGACCGCTATCGTGATTGGATTTTCCATCCAAGCCTTGATGCTAGTGGGCGTGATGAAACTATCACGAGACAACCCAACCCTGGATAGTCGTGATATTGAGCAGGATACCGCGCCATGA
- a CDS encoding cation:proton antiporter: MNALTLVWIVLPFILGFLIYLVAIAARPLAILGALASTAYAIILFTQPPLTLRLIDHFGVSLRLDETTGFFVITNALVTLAVLLYNWQSNKTTTFYGQVLILHGSVNAAFVCADFITLYVALEVLSIATCLLIAYPRTDRALWIGLRYLFISNVAMLFYLVGAVLVYKAHGSFDYVGLRQAPPEAAALILLGLLVKGGIFISGLWLPLTHAESESSVSALMSGVVVKAGVLPLVRIALLLPEFDPIIRLFGVCTALFGVVYAVVDKDAKRILAFHTISQLGFILAAPEVGGFYALTHGFVKAALFLAVGLLPTRNLKELQQQAIPTALWVTLAIASFSISGFPLLSGFGAKVLTMKNLLPWQVVGMNIAALGTAISFAKFIFLPHQRLTSPDQSPLRAGFWLAMALLLGGLVAANVVYYEAYTIANVVKPLATIALGWLVYQLALRHVSVKLPRRLEEFEHLIGMMSLSLVVLFWIVMGW; the protein is encoded by the coding sequence ATGAACGCCCTCACTCTTGTCTGGATAGTCTTGCCCTTTATCCTAGGGTTTCTCATCTATTTAGTAGCGATCGCCGCTCGTCCTCTAGCCATCCTAGGTGCACTAGCCTCAACAGCCTATGCCATCATCCTCTTCACTCAGCCCCCCCTCACCCTAAGACTCATTGATCACTTTGGAGTCAGCCTCCGTCTAGATGAGACTACGGGATTCTTCGTCATTACTAATGCCCTCGTTACCCTAGCAGTGCTGCTCTACAATTGGCAGAGCAACAAAACAACCACGTTCTATGGTCAAGTTCTGATTTTACACGGCAGTGTGAATGCGGCCTTCGTCTGTGCCGACTTTATCACCCTGTACGTAGCGCTAGAAGTCCTCAGTATCGCCACATGCCTGCTGATTGCCTATCCACGTACTGATCGTGCCCTTTGGATTGGACTGCGCTATCTATTTATTAGCAATGTCGCCATGCTGTTTTACCTCGTGGGGGCAGTGCTAGTCTATAAAGCCCACGGTTCCTTCGATTATGTGGGGCTACGGCAAGCGCCTCCAGAAGCCGCAGCACTCATTCTTTTGGGACTATTGGTCAAGGGCGGCATTTTTATCTCTGGGCTGTGGCTGCCCCTGACCCATGCTGAATCAGAGTCATCGGTATCTGCCCTGATGTCTGGTGTAGTGGTGAAAGCGGGCGTGTTGCCCTTGGTGAGAATTGCGCTGCTCTTGCCAGAGTTTGACCCGATCATCCGTCTATTTGGAGTCTGCACGGCACTGTTTGGGGTGGTCTACGCTGTAGTGGACAAAGATGCCAAGCGCATCCTAGCATTCCACACGATTTCCCAGTTAGGGTTTATTCTCGCTGCCCCAGAGGTAGGTGGGTTCTATGCCCTGACCCATGGTTTTGTCAAAGCGGCCCTGTTCTTAGCAGTCGGACTACTGCCCACTCGTAATCTTAAAGAGTTGCAGCAGCAGGCAATTCCTACAGCATTGTGGGTCACCTTGGCGATCGCCAGTTTTTCCATTTCGGGGTTTCCCCTGCTGTCTGGGTTTGGGGCAAAGGTGCTGACCATGAAAAATCTCTTACCGTGGCAGGTGGTTGGCATGAACATTGCTGCATTGGGAACAGCCATTTCCTTTGCAAAGTTTATCTTCCTGCCCCATCAGCGGTTAACGTCACCGGATCAATCGCCGCTGCGCGCAGGCTTTTGGCTGGCAATGGCTCTCTTACTGGGGGGACTAGTAGCTGCTAATGTGGTTTACTACGAGGCTTACACGATCGCCAATGTGGTGAAACCATTGGCAACCATCGCCCTGGGGTGGCTAGTGTATCAGCTTGCCCTCCGCCATGTTTCCGTCAAACTCCCACGCCGATTAGAAGAGTTTGAACACCTGATTGGCATGATGAGCCTGAGCCTGGTCGTGCTGTTTTGGATTGTGATGGGGTGGTGA